ATTGCTATTGAGCTCCCCCTGCCTACAAAATCAAATGAATTGGACTAATGCTATTTCATGTGAATAGCATGGGAAAATTAATCAACTAGCTCGATGAATAGTTTCAGGAACATGATGGCCCCCCTTGGTGACCAGTGGGAAGTCGCCTCCCGGTGGACCGGCAATACCAATTGACGGTCTCCTCCAAACCTTCATGCAATCAGGATTAGCAGAAAGATTTTTCTTTTTGCTGGTGACTTGGCATAGACAGTGGAAAGATTTCAAGTTCAAATCCAGTAGCTGCTCAAAGTATGACACTATAAGTAATTATCAGATGGATGAGGGGCGCACCTCTCGCCTCCTAGGAAAAAACCGAGTAGAAGTTTGCCCATAGAGACATAGCTGAGTCTTCGAGCTCTAGGCCGGCGGCCGCGGCCGCATGAGGACACGAGTCGGAGGAGTTGCACATCAATGACGGCCAGAGAGCAGTGAGGCAAGGTGGGGAGGCCTCGAGCAGAGGAAGGCGAGGGGTGGGCGGAACGCGGGCGCAAGGGGATGCGACGCGACATTGGCATGGGGAGGCATCTCAGATTCGCAGGGATTGATGCATCCTGGTCCATCCCCGCGCG
Above is a window of Triticum aestivum cultivar Chinese Spring chromosome 6B, IWGSC CS RefSeq v2.1, whole genome shotgun sequence DNA encoding:
- the LOC123139127 gene encoding uncharacterized protein, producing MAGGVVNGKGPAARGDGPGCINPCESEMPPHANVASHPLAPAFRPPLAFLCSRPPHLASLLSGRLEETVNWYCRSTGRRLPTGHQGGPSCS